The window TAAAGAGCAAACTGCAGGTATTACTCAAATCAATGAAAGTGTAGCTCATATAGAAAGTGTAACTCAAGATAATGTGAAGATTGCTAATGATAGTTCTGTGATTTCTGATGCAGTCAATAGTATTGCAAAAAATATACTTGAAGATGCTCGGAAGAAGAAGTTTTAATGAAAATTTATGAAGTTTTAAATCAAAATAAAAGAGGCATGGGGTATTTTAGAAGCTCTTGGAATATACACGCTTTTATACAGATGAGTTATACAAGTGGAATTTATATGCTGTATGAGGTGCGTGATACAGAGCTTTTGAAAAGCCCTTTTGAATTTAATCAAGAAGATATTGACGCGAGTGATTGGAAAGTAGATAATCTTTGTGCCTTAGAATCAAAACTTTTAAGCATACAAGAAGCAAACAAAAACAAAGCTTCTTGATTCATTCCTCGTAAGATAACACAAAACAAGTAGCTATAAACTTAGCCTCCAGTTTGATAAAAAGCCCTTGTTGAGCGTTCGTTATCTTTAATGCTCCATTTGTTCTTTTCTGGCTTGTTTTCAATCACGCTTTGAAGTATCTTACTTGCTGCGTCTATATCGCCTTGTTTCACAGCCTTTCTTATGCTTAAAGCCTCATCAAAATAAAGACAAGGCACAAGCAAGCCATCAGCCGTCAAGCGGATACGATTGCAAGTATCGCAAAACTCATGACTATGCGGATCGATGATGCCAAAGGTATAATCATCTGCTTTGTATAAGCTTACCGGAGCATTTAAACTTTTTTCTAGGGCTTGCACTTTATACTTTTGACTTAAAAGCTTTAAAATTTCATCTGCTTTTAAGCCTTGAAGCTGTCCGTAAGCGTGGGTATTTTCCATAAATTCTATAAAGCGAATTTGGATATTTTTAGCCTTTGCAAACTCGAGCAAATCACATATTTCATCATCATTAAGCCCTTTTAAAGCAACGCAGTTAAGCTTGACTAAAAAGCCCTCACTTAAAGCAGCGTTAATGCCTTGCATAACATCTTTTAAAATATCTTTTTGAGAAATTTTTATAAGTTTTTTTGCATGAAGAGAGTCTAAAGAGATATTTACCCTTTTTAGTCCAGCTTCTTTTAAAAGCTTTGCTTGATTTTGAAGCAAAAAGCCATTTGTAGTTAAGGCTAGATCAATGCTATTTTTATACTCAAAAATCATTTTTATAAATTTGTGTAAATCTTTTCTTAAAAGTGGCTCACCCCCTGTGATCCTAATCTTTCTCACCCCAGCATCAATGGCAACTTTAACAAATAAAAAAAGCTCGTCAAAACTAAGTAAATTTTCATTAATTTTTTCATCAAAAGGGATTTTTGGCATACAATACAAACAGCGAAAATTGCAATTTTGCGTTACTGAAATGCGTAAATAATCAATCACCCTATCATAACGATCAACAAGCATTAATCAACCATCTTTTTCATCTTTAGCGTAAATTCAACGCTTCCTGTGGGAATTCTTAAATCTTTTGAGATTTGTTCTATACTTTTGCCTTCCTTAAACAAATCAACGATTTTTTGCTCTTCGTTTTCATAATTTGGCGTAAGCTTTGAGATATTTTGCGTTTTTTGCTCAAGATGAGAGAGTCTATTTTCTTGCTCATTTTGAAACTCTTCAATCACGCTTTCAAAGCCCTTCAAGCTCTTGAGTATAGGCACGATCTTGCTATTGACTTCTTTATTAAGCAAAAGATTGATCTCATCTTTTAAATCATCTGAATTTTGTAAATTTACACTTTGTATATCAGCTTTTGCCTCAAGTTCTTTGCGTAAATAGTGCATATTTTTACTCAACTCTTCCACTGCTTTTTCAAGCTTTATAATCTTAAGTGAATTTTCCTTGTCCTTGATAAAAATATAAGCCACTAAGGCAATTTGTAAAATCACTATAAAAATGAGATAAAGTAACTCATCACTCATTTTCTTTTCCTTTCATTTCTTTGATAAGCTCTCTTTGTGTCTGTGCCACAAAAGCATCATAAAGCGTTTTATCTTCACTTTTGATCTTAATAATACTCGCCGTTTTTTCATCTAAAGCCTTGATGAAAAAGGCTATCTCTTTGTTATTTATCTTTAATCTAGCATAATAGACTTGATTTTGAACTAAATTCGTGTTTAAAAATTCAAGATTTTCATAATGCACGCCTGAAATATGAGCTTTATTTTGAAGCGCGATTAAAAGCTGCTTGTCTTTTAGCTCAAGTCTTGCTATATCTTCTTTTATGCTAATAAGCATATCAAAAAGCAATTCTTCACTTTCGCTCAATTCTATTTTTTGGGCAAGTTTTTTAAATCTCATAATTTGAGCGTTTGAATTAAGACTGATAAATTCTTCATTAAAACGCATATCATCAAGAGTGCTTTCTTCAAATTCAATTCTTAAAGCTGTTTTAAAAAAACTTACCATATCAAATCAACCCAAATAAAAATCAAAAAAATGATACTTAAATATCCATTTAAAGTAAAAAAAGCCCTATCAATATGAGCAAAATTCTTACGCACGATCTTTTGCTCGAAAAACAAAATCACCGCACAAACAAGCACCCCAAAAAAAGCCACAAAAGAAAGTCCAGCCTGCCAAGCAAACAGAAACCAAAACAACACCGCCAAAAAATGACAAAATGCCGAAGCAAACAAAGTCGCCTTTGTGCCAAATTTAGACGGCACAGAATGAAGCCCTTTAAGCTTATCATACTCCATATCTTGCAAGCTATAAAGCAGATCAAACCCGGCCGTCCAAAACATCACCCCAAGACACAAAATCACACTATAAAGCTCTATCTTACCAAGCACAATCACACTTCCAGCAATAGGTGCAAGTCCCAAACAAAAACCTAAAACCAAGTGAGCCAAAGATGAAAAACGTTTAAAAGTTGAATACAAGCCAAGTATAAGCAGTATAGGAAAAGAAAGCACAAAGGCTAGGGTATTGATAAAAAAAGATGCTAGCACAAAAACAAAGGCATTAAGCAAGATAAAGCCCAGCACGCTTTTTCTATCTATCTTGCCACTGATATTTGGGCGATCTTTGCAACGAGGATTATCCTTATCAATATCCTCATCTAAAAAGCGGTTCATCGCCATAGCAAAATTTCTTGCACTCACCGCACAGATTATGCCTAAAAATAGCACCTTAAAGCCAAACCAAACGCTTTGAGTTTCAAGCTTTGAAGCTACCATCATAGAAATAAACAAAAAAGGTAAAGCAAAGATAGAATGCTTAAAAACAACAAGCTCTAAAAGAGTGTTAAGTTTTGTATAAAATGTTTTCATTATTTTTACTCTTTAGTAAATTTTTGTTATGATTTTACTAAAAAAACTTTAAATTTAAGGAAAAACTCGCTTATGTTTTTTGAATTTGCACTCATTGGCTGCACAGCTTGTGGTAAAAGCGAGCTTGCTTCAAGGCTAGCTGCTGAATTTAACGCCTTTATCTTGAGTCTTGATAGCCTGTGTGTGTATAAAGAGATCAATATCGCTTCGGCTAAGCCTGATGATACACAGTGTATTAATTATTTTGGAATCAATCTTTTAAGCGTAGATGAAGCCTTTAATGTGGCTTTGTTTTTCAAAGAGTATAAAAGAGCTAAAAACGCAGCTTTAAAGGCAAATAAGCCTCTTATTATCGTGGGTGGGACGAGTTTTTACTTAAAGGCTTTAATGAGTGGTTTAAGTAAAGAGGTGCCTGCGCTTTTGCATTATGAGCTTGATAATGAAGCTATTTACGCCCTTGTAAAACGTATAGATAAAAAAGCAAAGATAGAAAAAAACGATACTTATCGCTTAAGAAAATGGCTTGATATTTATGAGTTTAGCAAAGAAGTGCCAAGTGAGTTTTTAAAACGCACCTTAAAGCCAGCTTTGATTAAAAAGCTTGATATCTTTGAGCTGGTGTGCGATAAAGAGCTTTTAAGACAAAGGATAGCTAAAAGAACAAAGGCTATGCTTGAAAAGGGCTTGCTTGAGGAGGCGAGGTATTTATTTATGCATTTTGATACAAGTTTAAAGCCTTTAAATTCCATAGGTTTAAAAGAGTGTAAAGCTTATCTTGATGGTGAAATTTCACTTCATGAGCTTGAAACACTCATCACAACGCACACAGCCCAGCTTGCTAAACGACAAAGAACTTTTAACAAAGGTTTTGATAAGTTTAGCCTTGAGCAAAGCAAAGCGTATGATGAGCTTCAAGGTTTTATGCAAGCAAAATTAAACCAAATGTAAAACCTTACAAAATTTACTCTTCTTTAAGCTTATTGAGCCCATATTTTCTTACTCTAAGCTGAGTGCGGTAAGCCTGATATGGCAAAGAAAGCATTTTTCCTTCTTTCCTTCGCCAATATGCCTTAAAAGCTATCTTTCTTAGCTCAAAACCAAGATTGTGTTCTTCAAGTTTTCTTTTTTTCAAGCCTGTTTTATCGTGCTCATATTTTTTAATCGCTTGAAAAATCACAAAAGGCATTTGAAGATAACCCAAGAAAGACTTTGTGCATTGTATCATCAAAAAAGCGATTTCATCAGTATAAGGCTCTTGAAGCTCTAAAGCTTCTTGTAAATTTTTATATTCAGCATAAAGTTCGTCTTTAAAAATCGGTGTTTGTAGAGCATATCGCCACCATATCTCGCCTAAAAACTCGCCTTTTTCATTGATATAATTATGTGGTGCAAACCAAGCCTTATGCTCGTTTGTAAAGTGTAAAATGATAGGATTTTTTAAAGCAAAATTAAGCTCTTTTCGCGAGTAATCCACATCAAATTTCTTTCTTTCATCATTTGCTCTAACAAAAGAATACGAATGCACGAAGATATTGTATTCATAAGGAAGCTTAAGCACCTTTTGTCCTTGCACCAAAGCATTTAATATATCTTGATCATGGGCTTTTAAATCATAATTTGGCATAAGTTCTAGGCATTTTTGCTCCAGATTTTGTTTCCTAAATTCCTCAAGATTAATTAACATACAACCGCCATTAAAATAAGTCTTGCAAAAGGCTATATCTTTATACTCTAAGTTTAAGCTTTTTAAAATTCTCTTACTCTGCGTTCTCTCATCATAAACAGCTGCTAAAACTTTATCTTGCAAATCTAAAGCAAATAAAGCCCTTAAATCTCCCAAAACAAGCATATCCACATCAAGATACAAACAAGTTTTAACACTTGTATCTAAAAGAGAAGCGAGTTTGAGCCGAAAATAAGTCGTATGATTTGCCCCAAGTTTTGGCAAGTCCTTAAAAATGCTATCATCAAGCTGATGAATGTGTATAGAGCAAGGATAAAGGGCATTTAACTCTTTTTCAAGAGCATAAAAGCGATCTATGGTGTTTTGGCTAAAATTATTTGTAAGTATGTGAAAGTGATATTTAAGTTTTTCTTGTGAATTTAAATTATCATCAAATGCTTTATAAGTTAAAG is drawn from Campylobacter sp. MIT 12-8780 and contains these coding sequences:
- the miaA gene encoding tRNA (adenosine(37)-N6)-dimethylallyltransferase MiaA, which translates into the protein MFFEFALIGCTACGKSELASRLAAEFNAFILSLDSLCVYKEINIASAKPDDTQCINYFGINLLSVDEAFNVALFFKEYKRAKNAALKANKPLIIVGGTSFYLKALMSGLSKEVPALLHYELDNEAIYALVKRIDKKAKIEKNDTYRLRKWLDIYEFSKEVPSEFLKRTLKPALIKKLDIFELVCDKELLRQRIAKRTKAMLEKGLLEEARYLFMHFDTSLKPLNSIGLKECKAYLDGEISLHELETLITTHTAQLAKRQRTFNKGFDKFSLEQSKAYDELQGFMQAKLNQM
- the moaA gene encoding GTP 3',8-cyclase MoaA, whose translation is MLVDRYDRVIDYLRISVTQNCNFRCLYCMPKIPFDEKINENLLSFDELFLFVKVAIDAGVRKIRITGGEPLLRKDLHKFIKMIFEYKNSIDLALTTNGFLLQNQAKLLKEAGLKRVNISLDSLHAKKLIKISQKDILKDVMQGINAALSEGFLVKLNCVALKGLNDDEICDLLEFAKAKNIQIRFIEFMENTHAYGQLQGLKADEILKLLSQKYKVQALEKSLNAPVSLYKADDYTFGIIDPHSHEFCDTCNRIRLTADGLLVPCLYFDEALSIRKAVKQGDIDAASKILQSVIENKPEKNKWSIKDNERSTRAFYQTGG
- the mqnP gene encoding menaquinone biosynthesis prenyltransferase MqnP — its product is MKTFYTKLNTLLELVVFKHSIFALPFLFISMMVASKLETQSVWFGFKVLFLGIICAVSARNFAMAMNRFLDEDIDKDNPRCKDRPNISGKIDRKSVLGFILLNAFVFVLASFFINTLAFVLSFPILLILGLYSTFKRFSSLAHLVLGFCLGLAPIAGSVIVLGKIELYSVILCLGVMFWTAGFDLLYSLQDMEYDKLKGLHSVPSKFGTKATLFASAFCHFLAVLFWFLFAWQAGLSFVAFFGVLVCAVILFFEQKIVRKNFAHIDRAFFTLNGYLSIIFLIFIWVDLIW